The Myxococcales bacterium region GAATTGCTCGGGTTGATCCGCAAGCACAAGATCGACGAGGTCGTCTTCTCCTATTCCGACGTCAGCCATCAATACGTGATGGAGCTGGCGGCCAAAGTCACCGCCGCAGGCGCCAGTTTCACGTTGCTGGGAACGCGCTTCTCGATGATCAAGGCCAAGGTGCCGATCGTTTCGATCTGCGCGGTGCGCACCGGCAGCGGCAAGAGCCAGACGACGCGCCGGGTGATCAAGCTCCTGCAAGCCGCCGGCAAGCGCGTCGTGGCGATCCGCCACCCGATGCCCTACGGCACCCTGGCGAAACAGAAGGTGCAACGGTTCGCCGAACTGGCCGACCTGGACAAGCACGAATGCACCATCGAGGAACGCGAGGAGTACGAGCCGCACATCGTCAGCGGCATCGTGGTTTACGCCGGTGTCGATTACGGCGCGATTCTGCGCAAGGCCCAACAGGAAGCCGACGTCATCGTCTGGGATGGCGGCAACAACGACTACTCGTTCTACCAGCCGGACCTGGAAATCGTGGTGGCCGATCCGCACCGCGCCGGGCACGAATCCACCTATTATCCGGGCCTGACCAACGTGCTGCGCGCCGACGCGGTCGTCATCAACAAGGTCGAAACCGCCGATCCCAACGACGTGGCCGCCGTGCGCGAGAACGTCCGCCACTTCAATCCGGGCGCCACGATCATCGAGGCGGCGAGCCCGCTGTTCGTGGAAAACCCCGAAGCCATCGCCGGCAAACGCGTGCTGTGCATCGAGGACGGCCCGACCGTCACCCACGGCGAGATGACCTACGGCGTGGCCGTGATCGCCGCCGAGCGCTTCGGCGCCGCGGAACTGGTCGATCCGACTCCCTGCCTCGCCGGCGAATACGACGCGCTGTTCGACAAGTACCCACACCTGACCTGCCTCCTGCCAGCCATCGGCTACGGCGAGCAGCAGATCGCCGACCTGCAGGCCACGGTGGACACCATCGATTGCGACACTGTAATCATCGGCACCCCGATCGACCTGCGGCGGCTGATCGATTTCGGCGACCGGCCGACCGTGCGGGTGAACTACGAGCTGCAGGAAATCGGCAAACCCGATCTCGCCGACGTGCTGCGGGCGAAGGGCCTGATCTGATGCGGCGGGCGGCCATCGTCCTGCTGCTGTTCTGCCTGGCGCTGGCCGGAACCGCGGCGGCGACCACCCTGCGGCAGTTGACGCTGGCCGAACTCAAAGCCAGGGCGGCGCGCATCGCCGAACTCGAAGTCGTTTCCACGATCAACGAAGAAGGCGGCGACATGCCGTTCACGCTGGCCGTCTGCCGAGTGCGCCGCAATCTGCGCGGCCCGGCCGGCGACAGCGTCGTGCTGCGCGTTCCCGGCGGCAAGCGCGGCGACCTGACCGCCCTGGTGCCGGGCGCGCCGCTGCCCGAGGTCGGCGAT contains the following coding sequences:
- a CDS encoding GTPase; this translates as MSVKKVLIAGAGGRDFHNFNTCYRDNPDVQVIAFTATQIPHIDGRLYPASLAGKLYPDGIPIVPESELLGLIRKHKIDEVVFSYSDVSHQYVMELAAKVTAAGASFTLLGTRFSMIKAKVPIVSICAVRTGSGKSQTTRRVIKLLQAAGKRVVAIRHPMPYGTLAKQKVQRFAELADLDKHECTIEEREEYEPHIVSGIVVYAGVDYGAILRKAQQEADVIVWDGGNNDYSFYQPDLEIVVADPHRAGHESTYYPGLTNVLRADAVVINKVETADPNDVAAVRENVRHFNPGATIIEAASPLFVENPEAIAGKRVLCIEDGPTVTHGEMTYGVAVIAAERFGAAELVDPTPCLAGEYDALFDKYPHLTCLLPAIGYGEQQIADLQATVDTIDCDTVIIGTPIDLRRLIDFGDRPTVRVNYELQEIGKPDLADVLRAKGLI